Proteins encoded in a region of the Triticum dicoccoides isolate Atlit2015 ecotype Zavitan chromosome 3A, WEW_v2.0, whole genome shotgun sequence genome:
- the LOC119270275 gene encoding uncharacterized protein LOC119270275 isoform X2 — METSTQNVRSGGVMEGEAQPPPACVSKVLDEDNLLREIIVRVGFPTSLVRAAGVCTRWLSHASDRALLRRFRELHPPRLLGFYLANRERPGGARFLPVLPLPPDLAAVVRRASFSLDTHDGARRSASFSPGTHSDGRTDVVGCWNGRVITSSQGQNYAHGRSEIIFQVHTPLCSGSEKGAAIIPALHLKVQDGICRLIRQPFFWIVLLFCHGGVYQVS, encoded by the coding sequence ATGGAAACCTCCACGCAGAATGTAAGGAGCGGCGGAGTAATGGAGGGCGAGGCGCAGCCGCCGCCGGCGTGCGTGTCCAAGGTGCTCGACGAGGACAACCTCCTCCGAGAGATCATCGTCCGTGTCGGCTTCCCCACCAGCCTCGTCCGCGCCGCCGGCGTCTGCAcgcgctggctcagccacgcctccGACCGCGCGCTCCTCCGCCGTTTCCGCGAGCTCCACCCGCCCAGGCTCCTCGGCTTCTACCTCGCGAACAGGGAGCGTCCGGGCGGGGCGCGCTTCCTCCCGGTGCTGCCTCTGCCCCCGGATCTCGCCGCCGTCGTCCGCCGCGCAAGCTTCAGCCTTGACACCCAcgacggcgcgcgccgctccgcaaGCTTCAGCCCCGGCACCCACTCGGACGGGCGGACCGACGTGGTGGGCTGCTGGAACGGCCGCGTCATCACCAGCTCGCAGGGGCAGAATTACGCCCACGGCCGATCCGAAATTATATTTCAAGTGCACACCCCGCTATGCTCTGGCTCTGAGAAAGGTGCGGCCATCATCCCAGCATTACACCTCAAAGTCCAGGATGGAATTTGCAGGCTTATTAGACAACCCTTCTTCTGGATTGTCCTACTTTTTTGTCACGGTGGAGTGTACCAGGTATCATGA
- the LOC119270275 gene encoding uncharacterized protein LOC119270275 isoform X1, with the protein METSTQNVRSGGVMEGEAQPPPACVSKVLDEDNLLREIIVRVGFPTSLVRAAGVCTRWLSHASDRALLRRFRELHPPRLLGFYLANRERPGGARFLPVLPLPPDLAAVVRRASFSLDTHDGARRSASFSPGTHSDGRTDVVGCWNGRVITSSQGQNYAHGRSEIIFQVHTPLCSGSEKGIMKILRCMCICCKMVMMPGASILPWPRTSSCIHAKAPKACSFTTNSICRPTMKLLSWIWCPQAYRQFSSHKGWVLVQ; encoded by the exons ATGGAAACCTCCACGCAGAATGTAAGGAGCGGCGGAGTAATGGAGGGCGAGGCGCAGCCGCCGCCGGCGTGCGTGTCCAAGGTGCTCGACGAGGACAACCTCCTCCGAGAGATCATCGTCCGTGTCGGCTTCCCCACCAGCCTCGTCCGCGCCGCCGGCGTCTGCAcgcgctggctcagccacgcctccGACCGCGCGCTCCTCCGCCGTTTCCGCGAGCTCCACCCGCCCAGGCTCCTCGGCTTCTACCTCGCGAACAGGGAGCGTCCGGGCGGGGCGCGCTTCCTCCCGGTGCTGCCTCTGCCCCCGGATCTCGCCGCCGTCGTCCGCCGCGCAAGCTTCAGCCTTGACACCCAcgacggcgcgcgccgctccgcaaGCTTCAGCCCCGGCACCCACTCGGACGGGCGGACCGACGTGGTGGGCTGCTGGAACGGCCGCGTCATCACCAGCTCGCAGGGGCAGAATTACGCCCACGGCCGATCCGAAATTATATTTCAAGTGCACACCCCGCTATGCTCTGGCTCTGAGAAAG GTATCATGAAGATTCTAAGGTGCATGTGTATATGCTGCAAAATGGTGATGATGCCTGGCGCAAGCATCTTACCTTGGCCTCGGACCTCCTCCTGTATCCACGCAAAAGCCCCAAAGGCGTGCTCGTTCACAACAAATTCTATCTGCCGACCGACAATGAAATTGTTGTCCTGGATTTGGTGTCCTCAAGCTTATCGACAATTCAGCTCCCACAAGGGGTGGGTTTTAGTCCAATAG
- the LOC119272919 gene encoding uncharacterized protein LOC119272919 → MEGETQPPPERMQGQARPLPACVSKVLDDGNLLREIIVRVGFPSSLVRAACVCRRWLSHASDRAFLRRFRELHPPRLLGFYLAQSYPYNAARFFPMLPQPPELAAVIRRTNFSKKEGGTMVGCSNGSVLTRRINFSVLSLTNSVLAYELVFAVHSPLCYDNDHGMAILPGLQFTMPCLYNWAVAELQQGYMGHGPPSFAPPPPIIAGPWAGEKPISCNLAYPARPGICCKLRHCNWAQLFSKEEGDGSSYFYVTVEDTMEPKVNVYMLQTGDDAWHKHLTLGSDRLLHPQSRPKGVLVDNKIYFATDNAIVVLDLTSSILSTIQLPHGVGFDLGTTMLSRVDDGSGVYLIHIKELQLYIWLHNGDNWLLVDTICLSETCAGLLEDEPTADIQINHVGDYNGFVFLEMGRSALYLDVRRRRLCKVYEMTTEEKCLGNIYPLMMTWPPIFPALRPARNAT, encoded by the exons ATGGAGGGCGAGACGCAGCCGCCGCCGGAGAGGATGCAAGGCCAGGCGCGGCCGCTGCCGGCGTGTGTATCCAAGGTGCTCGACGACGGCAACCTCCTCAGAGAGATCATCGTCCGCGTCGGCTTCCCCAGCAGCCTCGTCCGCGCCGCCTGCGTCTGCCggcgctggctcagccacgcctccGACCGCGCATTCCTCCGCCGTTTCCGCGAGCTCCACCCGCCAAGACTCCTCGGCTTCTACCTTGCACAAAGCTATCCGTACAACGCCGCACGTTTCTTCCCGATGCTGCCTCAGCCCCCGGAGCTCGCTGCGGTCATCCGCCGCACAAACTTCTCCAAAAAAGAAGGTGGTACCATGGTGGGCTGCTCGAACGGCAGCGTCCTCACCCGCCGCATAAACTTCAGCGTCCTCAGCCTCACCAACAGCGTCCTCGCCTACGAGCTTGTATTTGCAGTGCACAGCCCACTGTGCTATGACAATGACCATGGTATGGCCATCCTCCCAGGATTACAGTTCACAATGCCCTGTTTGTACAATTGGGCAGTGGCGGAGCTTCAGCAAGGCTAcatgggccatggcccgcccagcttTGCACCACCTCCTCCTATTATAGCCGGCCCATGGGCCGGGGAAAAACCAATTTCATGCAATTTAGCCTACCCAGCCCGCCCAGGAATTTGctgcaagctccgccactgcaATTGGGCACAACTCTTCTCCAAAGAAGAAGGGGATGGCTCGTCCTACTTTTATGTCACCGTGGAGGATACCATGGAACCTAAGGTGAACGTGTATATGTTGCAAACTGGTGATGATGCCTGGCACAAACATCTCACCTTGGGGTCAGACCGCCTCCTGCATCCACAATCTAGGCCGAAAGGCGTACTTGTTGACAACAAAATCTATTTCGCGACCGACAATGCAATTGTTGTCCTAGATTTGACATCCTCAATCTTATCGACAATTCAGCTCCCACACGGGGTGGGTTTTGACCTAGGCACCACCATGTTGTCGCGGGTCGATGATGGTTCTGGTGTATATCTCATCCATATCAAGGAGCTTCAACTTTATATCTGGCTCCACAATGGGGACAATTGGTTGCTGGTGGACACCATTTGCTTGAGCGAAACATGTGCTGGTTTGCTTGAGGATGAGCCTACTGCTGATATCCAGATAAACCATGTGGGGGACTATAATGGGTTTGTATTCTTGGAGATGGGTCGATCCGCACTCTATTTGGATGTCAGGCGCAGGAGGCTGTGTAAAGTGTACGAGATGACAACAGAGGAGAAATGTTTGGGTAATATCTATCCTTTAATGATGACCTGGCCTCCCATTTTCCCTGCTCTCCGTCCTGCAAG GAATGCCACGTGA